The following are encoded together in the Acetobacter vaccinii genome:
- a CDS encoding TetR family transcriptional regulator: MSSSLSASPVRQPATRSQKAGTSRDAETPALSRREIQRRETHRALITAAMTLLAAKGFEETTTDEIAIVAGVSRRTLFRYFPTKADIVTAWTQQMTDVLRVTVNACADGTPPQDMIRIALETVVPHIAKTQAESYAFVYLIERTPALLPVSLRKYAQWEESLASALLLRFPDMPDGRLAFRIAARSGVAAFRTAVDEWIRLKGRQPLIPIMQTVMTLQIKLFTFGTTASIQTD; this comes from the coding sequence GTGTCTTCTTCTCTCAGTGCTTCCCCTGTTCGCCAGCCTGCCACCCGCTCACAAAAAGCGGGAACATCACGGGATGCCGAGACCCCTGCCCTGTCCCGCCGGGAGATCCAGCGCCGGGAGACACATCGTGCGCTGATTACCGCAGCCATGACCCTGCTGGCTGCAAAGGGATTTGAAGAAACCACGACCGATGAAATCGCCATTGTTGCTGGCGTTTCGCGTCGCACGTTATTTCGGTATTTTCCGACCAAGGCAGATATTGTCACAGCGTGGACGCAGCAGATGACGGATGTGCTGCGGGTGACTGTCAACGCGTGTGCGGATGGCACGCCCCCCCAGGACATGATCCGCATAGCCTTGGAAACGGTGGTGCCACACATTGCCAAGACGCAGGCGGAATCCTACGCGTTTGTTTATCTGATAGAGCGCACACCGGCGCTGCTACCGGTCAGCTTGCGTAAATACGCACAGTGGGAAGAAAGCCTGGCCTCGGCCCTGCTCCTGCGCTTTCCAGACATGCCCGATGGCAGGCTGGCTTTCCGAATCGCGGCACGCTCAGGCGTGGCCGCGTTTCGGACAGCGGTTGACGAATGGATTCGTCTTAAGGGCCGTCAGCCCCTGATCCCGATCATGCAAACAGTCATGACCCTTCAGATCAAACTGTTTACATTCGGGACGACAGCGTCAATCCAGACGGATTGA